TTGCAGATGAGGATGTTTCCAAGGGCTTGGAAACAGCGTCCTTCAAAAGgtaaattgtttccaggatttcttATGCTGCTATATATCCAGACTTGTTCTGTAATTTGTAGTAACATTGTTATGTTTCGGTTTCTTTGCTCTGAATGATACAAGTTCCTCTTGTTTGATTAGTAACATTGCCTAATGACTATTGATCGAAGAGTTCCTTCAAAAACTATTGATAGAAGATATTTTTAGATCATCGGGGAGGTTTGGTCCCTGGTTCCATTACTAGAATGAAATTTGGGTAAGCGAGGTCAGTTTTGTACGGCCTCATCTCAAACAGAAAAATCATTTAGCGCCATCAATCTGTTCTCCAAACTAACCGCAGATGAGCATACCATTTTCATTCAGAAGAATGAAAGTAGACGGGCATGTCTTGTCGTCCTCAAAATGGTGCTATTTTGTGGCACAACAGCGCAGCATACAAGCAGTTTACCTCTTTGAATTCAGAAGCaacctttttttttttgaaacaactaGCCTCCCCTCACCAATTTCCTCTCAAGAAACCGACGTTCTTACAACATTCAAAAGAGAGAAAGCATAAGAAAACCTGGAGCGATATACCCAGGGCTGTTTGGGCATCATCAGGCAAGCCGAACATCTGGCTTTCAGGTAACCGCGCAGGTCCTGAAAACCAGCTCacacagcagcagtttcttcagaacTTTTCAGCAGAGCGTTTTGGCACTCGCACACAAATTGGAACAAGTCTTGTAAAGCAGACTAAGAGCTTATCACTCGAGGAAGAAGAAAACAAGGCAGTGTAGTAGAAACCATCCACCCGTGATTCTGGGAACCGCAGGGCCCCATCCATGGCTTCTGTTGTAGATCTACCGCACCACCTGCCTGATCTCCACAGCGAGCTCAATGCTTCCTGCTTTTAGGTTTGTCTACAAGATTTCCCAGTTGGTGAGATGACTGCAAAGATGGAAGATAACTGATGCAGGATCATTAGGCATTTTCTTATCAAAACATGCTGCAGTTCTGGTTTTCCATATTGTCCAGCATAGAGCAGTCCCTCCACTTGCAGGTTTTTCATGCCCTATTTGCTGTACATTATAGTTTTGTGATCTTAGGTACGTTCATGTTCAGCCTAGCCTGAGTGTTGTCCTGTGCTTCTTTTGATTCTTGTTGTTGCCCTGTGCTTCTTTTGATTCTTGTTAACTCTTGCACGTGTTTGAAAACCAGAGGGATCAGGAAAACAATGCTAGATTATCTCAACCAACAGCATCCTCTCAGTTTAACAAATTGTACAAAACATTATTGTGTAACTCATACAATCACTACAAGAAAGGCAGTCATATAATTCAATTAAAATGTCTGCGTCTGCTATAAAATACAGAAGGTGCAACCATAATTACCTAAGTTCCAGTAACTAAGTTCACCAAAGTTTCGTGGCCAGTATATACCAGAACAAGAAATACATTTTCAGCCCTTTTTAACTTACAAAACACACACACGTATCAGCTTTCCTCAGCGCGGCACCCATGTCTTCTATGCAACCGTGGAATTGAATGAACAAATGACCTGTTGCCGCGCACCTCATGGAACATGACAGCGACTTGAAGCTCGCTGGATCTCTTGTAACTCATTCATCAGACATAATAAGCCAGCAAAGTAGCCATCGCAGTCCAGAATACCAAGAGTGGGAGTGTCCATGGTTGTTTTGTTAGAGGGCTTGCACTAGGCAACCATGGATAATCATCGGGAGACGGCATGACACAGTTATCACCATTGAAGTACACACGCCGTGGAAACGCCCATCCTTTTTGGAAGGTGAAAGTCTCTGAGTCCTTCCGCATGAGTAGCTCTGACTGCGCGTTTCCAAGCGGACCAGCTTGATTGAGCAAATCATTGTAGAACTTCATTCCCCAGAACATTGCGGTGTCATCTGAAATGGGAAGGATAAACACGTCAGATAGGAGGCACATCTCAAGTCAGAAACCAATTAAAACAGTTCACAAGGTGACTTACTTATGCGGCCTCCATATGGGGTAAGTGGCTTATAGTTGAAGCTGAACAGCTTTGTGATATTATCGAAGTTAGGATGCTGGGCAACCATGTTCCAGTCTGTATAATTCATGCGGTAGTTGAAGTTTGTGATGGTGACTTTCACTCTCCAGTAGTCCTTGTAGTTGAGCTTCACATGCCAATGGATCCTTATCGGGCACATGTGGGAAGTACATTGGACAAGAGGCTGGCCGGTTAATTTGCCAGGGCCATTGATGGCAGATTGCAAATAAGGCGAATTGTCACTGTAAAATGGATAGAATTAGTAAGGAATTTGCAGAAAGTTGGAAACTTAATAGGAAGCATAGTAAAAAGTAATAATTATTAACTCACTTTACACAGCTTCCTGGACGAGTAATATTGTTTTGGCAGCCGCAAGAGCACGTTGGGCAGTTCACGATAGTGTCATTATAAAACGATGAGAGAGATACACAGCAGGTTGGAGTCTTCTGAGCAAGAAATTGGGAGTATGTGCAGGTTACATTCCACGACACTGCCAATAGAGAATTTTTTGGTTAATACCCACTAAATAAAGAACATTATCAGCAATAAAGCATAAAAACTATATGCAACCAATCTGATGTTTCCTGCATTTGACATGCATTATTTGCAAGTGAACAAAACTAGTTAAGATATTATCAGGCTTAGCGGTGGCTTATTTTAAAATAAATATCAGCTAACATCGATCCTAGGTGATGAACTCATCTCTCGAAAATGAATCACTTCCCGTTTCAATCCTTTCAATCTTTCACTAATCCTACACATATTATAACATAAAATCCATTCACAATTAAGGAGCAGAAACATACAAAAGTGGTACTAAGATGTGTTTAGCTCAATTAGTGTAACTTGCTAATGCATTTGTGCAAAGTATTATAGTAATATAGAGCAAGCAGTGAAGAGCAATAAGTGGGCAACTTACTGAGAGCTTGGGTTACCCTGCGCCCGTCTGACGAGTAATACTTGGTAGGCCTGCCAACAAGAGCACGCCCACATGTGTACCCCGGACCAGGGGCCCTAAGGGTGAAGTTTTTCGGCATCTTAACCGTCTTATTGGTAGTCCCAGCAAGACCTACACTAATCTGGAAGGAGGATGCTGCATTTCCTGGGTCCTGGTTAAATGTCTTGATAACTCCTGCCTTGCAACAATTAGCAATTTGCTGGTTGAATGGGGTGCCCGGAAGAAGATCGACAATCGTTGGATCTCTCTTGCAGCAATGGGGAGGGGCACTCTTGAATTTTGAGCAATCACCCTGCTCAGTAGCCTGAGCCCCCACCATCGACCAGATAACCTCTTTCTTTGCCCACGACCACCCCAGCTGCCACCCAGGTGCAGGTATGTGTCGGAACTGCTGGTAGTTGAACATTGTGACTGTTGCCTGCACATGACAAGTTTGGGAAAAAAAGATCATGATACAAGTAGAGGTGACCAGATATCCAAAATCTGCTGGTAATTGTACTTGGTGGCTATTATATTGTTTGTGGCAAAGTTTGTAACCAATTATTAGccatgctactccctccgtaaagaaatataagatcatttagATCACTGATGGGAGTAGTTGTCAAGGTCAAATCATGAGCTAATAGGCTAATAGGTTGAGATGAAAGACAGAGCTGTTGATGTGAAGAGGTGCTACTTACAACATAACCATCAGGAGTCCACGAAATAATATCCCATTTTATGGTGatgttgccatttggatccagcgaATCATAAGCCTCTGCGTGAACAAACAAACAAAGGGTGCATACATCAGATACATATATTGAAACAAAAACACACCAGATGCACTCCATGTTACTACTGTACATCATAATTCCAGTTTGCAGGATCTATCCGCTGGACACTTTCTAGCAGCAGAACAATTGGTCGATATGTTTTTACTGATTCGCTTCCCTCCTGGACAGATCTACCGACACAGAGCTCGACACGAGCAAGTGTGAACAAAGAATCAGCAGAGTGGCAGCGGGGAAGCTTGACAGATCGCTCGTCCCACAGATATGGATAGCTTCCTAAATTGGCTTCAGAATCCGGACAAGCTCGAAATGAACGGACAGAATTAACCCGGTGGGATCAAAACTAGAAGCCACCGACACCGACAGCACTAACTAAACTGGAATGGGCATTTGACCCGCGCGCTGAGCAGAACCGTGCGACCGCCTCGATCTCAGCGATGCTCCGCGGCGATCGGGATCCGTATACCGAGTCGCCGGCTCCCGGCACGACGACGAggcacgagaaagagagagagggagaaggaccgGGCGGGCGGGAAGGAGGGGAGCTAGCCGAACCTGTGGTGGCCGGTGCAGAGAAGAAGAGCACCGCCGCGAGCAGCACGGCGCAGCAGGCCGCGGATCTGGAGCTCCCGGCGACGCCACCAACCGGCGCCATTTTTCCTGCCCCGCTGCTCCTCCACCGACACTCTCCAGCAGCTGCTGCACCTACCCACCCACCGATCCCCGCTCCGCTCCGTGCGGCGAGGAATGCGGCCGCGCCCGCCGATGAAGGGGGGGAGCTGGAGATCTGAGGCGACTGAGCaggcggtggtggtggagcaggaggGAGTGGGACTTAAAGCATGTGCGGCCGCGGCCGTCTCCCCAGTTTTTACTGCGACGAGACGAGAGACGCGCTCCGTCTGCGAGTCTGCTCTGCTCCCTCACGGACGCTTCCTTGCGCGCCTCGGTGGGAATTATATCGCGGGGAGGGGGCGCCTTTTTTTTCTCCCCCGCGGATGTGACGGCCCAACCTCCGAGGTGGTTCGGACCGAAATGCCCTCCGCTCGTACAGCTGTTCCCTATTGGGCGATGGATGTCACTCGTCGGGAGCTGGGACAGGGACTGCGACCGACCTCTGCCCCGGCCATGGCGCTCGGGAGTGGGGTGTTTGGATGTGTGTTCCGGAGAtccttcttttttttttttgcgaaaagttCCGGAGATCCTTCTGCATGAGCGAACTTTGCTAAATCTGATCTGACAAAGTCCGATGCCAAAACATAGCACATGTTTGAAACAAAAGCACTACTACTAGCCATGCTCAGTTCTGCATCAGCAAACTTTGCTAAATCTGACAAAGCTTGGTGTCAAAATACTAGACATGTTCTCCAACACAACTCGGAGAGACGATCTGTGGCGCGTAGGGGCGGGGGCACGCATGCATGACTGCGTTGGGATTCGGAATGTGGTTTTATGATTACAGTTTAATGAATGAATGCAGCTTTTGGTACGTATAATTTTTGTCGGAGAGTGTGGGCCCCGCACACCCCGCCTCTAATGTTTTTCCTTTTGACTTGTAAATTTGAATCTATTATATCGTTTGAACAAAAAGTCTAATTTATATCGCATTTGCATATTCATGTTCCTTGTGATGAGGGCTTTGAAACAAGATCACTTTTGAATACGTTTTGACAAGCTTTAAGAAACGCAACAGGTTTCAACTACTAAAACTTGATAGAGCAAATGATAAATCCAGACAATTTCAAAGACTAAAACTTAAACCCTAAGCCCTATACTGTAAACC
Above is a window of Triticum dicoccoides isolate Atlit2015 ecotype Zavitan chromosome 5B, WEW_v2.0, whole genome shotgun sequence DNA encoding:
- the LOC119311852 gene encoding COBRA-like protein 3, which encodes MAPVGGVAGSSRSAACCAVLLAAVLFFSAPATTEAYDSLDPNGNITIKWDIISWTPDGYVATVTMFNYQQFRHIPAPGWQLGWSWAKKEVIWSMVGAQATEQGDCSKFKSAPPHCCKRDPTIVDLLPGTPFNQQIANCCKAGVIKTFNQDPGNAASSFQISVGLAGTTNKTVKMPKNFTLRAPGPGYTCGRALVGRPTKYYSSDGRRVTQALMSWNVTCTYSQFLAQKTPTCCVSLSSFYNDTIVNCPTCSCGCQNNITRPGSCVNDNSPYLQSAINGPGKLTGQPLVQCTSHMCPIRIHWHVKLNYKDYWRVKVTITNFNYRMNYTDWNMVAQHPNFDNITKLFSFNYKPLTPYGGRINDTAMFWGMKFYNDLLNQAGPLGNAQSELLMRKDSETFTFQKGWAFPRRVYFNGDNCVMPSPDDYPWLPSASPLTKQPWTLPLLVFWTAMATLLAYYV